From the Rhizobium sp. SL42 genome, the window TGCCGCGACAAAGTCGGCCAGCCGCTTGGCAATGGCCTCGTCGATCAACTGACCTTCGCCGTCGAAGACGCTGCCTGCCTTGGAGACCATCAGGCGTTTGTCGGAAAATGTGCGGGCGCCGAGCGTATGCAAGACCGGAAGCCAGGCGTTCTGGCTGAGCAGGGTGCCGAAATTGCCGGGCGAGGCGCCGAGAACCGCAAAGGCCTTGCCCCCGAAAACCCTGGCGATATCGCCCGATGGCCGAGACAGCCAATCGATCGCATTCTTGAACACGCCGGGGATCGAGTTGTTGTATTCCGGCGTAAACAGGATGACGCCGTCGGCCGATGCGATCAGGTCTTTCAACGTCTGCACAGCTGGCGGAATGCCATCTGCCGTCTCAAGATCGCCGTCATAGAGCGGAATGCCGCGAATGGTGCCGGCCACGAGGCTGTAGCCCTGTCCCTGATTGGCAACCGCCGCATTCAAGAGGGCGGTGTTGAACGAGCCCCTGCGAAGGCTGCCGGATATTCCAACCAGTTTTACCACACGTTTCTCCCGGTCCGTTTCGGCCATATGCCGCGAAGCTAGAAGAAGTGAGCGCCCGCTGCAAGCAGCGCGACGAAGAGTGGCGCGATCGCTGTGTGCGGTTTCCCCACACGATTAGCGAAGGCGAACGTTCGACGAAACGGGTTCAGGAGGGGAGGGCTGGCAATTGCCAGAAACTATCTGTGGCGAACCGGCAGCGGTCCGGAATATCGGTCGTGGGAACCGTCGGCGTGACGCGACTGGTGTCGCCGGCCAAGATGCCAAACGATTTTTTGGCATCTCTGTCGTGATCATTGAAAGGGCTGCGATCAAACGCGGCCGGTATTAGAATTTGGACGCGCCGGGAAAATTGCCGGGCTCGATGCCGAGCGTGCGCAGATCGCGGTCATGCGGGCGACGGTGGCCTTCAACGGCAGCGGCAGCGGCAGAAGCAGCGCCGAGGATGGCAAAAGCGCGACCGAAGAAATTCGAATGCTTGCTGTTGCGGATGGACATGGAAGTAACTCTCTTTCTCGTTCATTAGACAGACATAAAGTGGTCCTCCGATCACTATTTTGCAATGCACAATAGATCAGGTCAGCTATGCAAAACGAGAAGGCCGGAC encodes:
- a CDS encoding NADPH-dependent FMN reductase; the encoded protein is MVKLVGISGSLRRGSFNTALLNAAVANQGQGYSLVAGTIRGIPLYDGDLETADGIPPAVQTLKDLIASADGVILFTPEYNNSIPGVFKNAIDWLSRPSGDIARVFGGKAFAVLGASPGNFGTLLSQNAWLPVLHTLGARTFSDKRLMVSKAGSVFDGEGQLIDEAIAKRLADFVAAFAVFARHNATTA